The following is a genomic window from Bordetella petrii.
AATGGCGGGTTTTTTCATGTGCGCATCAGCCGGCTATTCGGGCCGCCGCGGGCATTCGGCGATGGTGCCCCAGGCGCGGTTGGGGCCGCAGTACTTGTTGCGGGCATTCCAGGAACACGTGGGGCGCTCGAAAAAGCCCTTGTCGGCGCAGCGTGCCAGCTCTTGCTGCAGCGCCTGCTTCCAGGCGCCGTTATTGGCCGCCGGCGGCGTGGGCGCGGTGGGCATGGTAACCGGCGGGTTCAGGGCGTAGGCCTGCTGGTTGGGCGGCGGCGCCGTGGTGGTGGGCGGCAGCGATTGCAGGTCGAGCGTGGTGACGTCGGAAGGGCCCGACGGCAGCGGCACGGGCGATGCCGCGGCGAGCTCGCGGGCTTCGTCCATGCTGATGTTGTCGCGCGAGATGTGCACCGACGGGTCGGTGGTGGTGTCGAACAACGACACCGTGGACACCGTCCAGCTTTCGCCGCTGGGCTTGTCGGGTACGCCCAAGGTGCCATCGACGCGCGGCTGGGGCGGTTGCGCCACGTATGGCCTGCCGTTGGCATCCAGTACCGGTTCCTGGGACACCAGGCTTTCCTGGCCGGGCGCGGCCGTTGCCTTGGGCGCGTGCGCCACCAGCCAATCGCCCAGTTGGATTCCGCCCCATGCCGCCGCGCCCAGCGCCAGCAGGAGCGTTGCGAACAATACTCGCCAAGACATTGCTACCCTCTTCTTTGCGGCGACCTGCCCGCCTATGCGTGGCTTCCGAAGACCTGGCCGCCATGCTCGCGCATGGCGTGGAATTTCACATCCGGATACAGGTCTTCTGCCACGCGCAGTTGCGCAGGCGAACCAATCAAAAAAGCCGCCGCATCTACGACATCATAGGCGATGTGTGCCGCGTTGGCATCCATGAACTTGCGCAGCGCGCGCGGGTTCTCGGAGGTGATCCAGCGGGCCATGGTGTAGCGCGACGGCAACATCCGTGCTTCGACCCCATATTCGGTTTTCAGGCGGTGCGCCACGACTTCGAACTGCAGCTGCCCGACCGCGCCCAGCAGCAGCGTGCCGCCGGCCGCTTCGGGGCGGAAAACCTGGATGGCGCCTTCTTCGCCCAATTGCGTCAGGCCGATGCGCAACTGCTTGGTGCGCAGAGGATCTTTGACTTCGACGGCCTGGAAGAGTTCAGGGGCGAAGAACGGCAGCCCGGTGAAGCGCAGGCTTTCGCCTTCGGTCAGCACGTCGCCCAGCTGCAGCACGCCGTGGTTGGGAATGCCGATGACGTCGCCCGCATAGGCTTCGTCGAGCAATTCGCGGCGTTGCGACAGGAACGACACTACGTTGTTGGGCCGCATTTCCTTGTTGGTGCGGGCTACCTTCAGGCGCATGCCGCGCTCGAAGCGGCCCGAGCTGACACGCACGAACGCCACGCGGTCGCGGTGGGCCGGGTCCATGTTGGCCTGCACCTTGAACACCACCCCGGTGAACTTGGGTTCCTGCGGCTCGACCAGGCGTTCGAGCGCCTGGCGCGGGCCCGGGGGCGGCGCCTGTTCCACCAGGGCGTCCAGCACTTCCTGCACGCCGAAGTTGTTGATGGCCGAGCCGAAGAACACCGGCGTCTGCCGGCCGGCCAGGAAGGCCTCGCGGTCGAAGGCCGGGGCGGCCTCCTGGATGAGCTCGATTTCGCCGTTGGCCTGCTCGAAGGCCGAGCCGAAGCGGCTGGCGATTTCGGGATTGTCCAGGCCGTCGATGATGTCGTCGTCGTCGGAGCGGCGTTCCTGCCCCGGGCGGAACACGCGCATGCGGTCGCGGCGGATGTCGAACACGCCGCCGAACGATTTGCCCATGCCCACGGGCCATGAGAACGGCACCGCGTCCATGCCCAGGTGGCCTTCGATCTCGGACAACAGGTCGAGCGGTTCGCGCACTTCGCGGTCCATCTTGTTGATGAACGTGATGATGGGCGTGTTGCGCGCGCGGCAGACCTGCAACAGGCGGATGGTCTGCGGCTCGACGCCGTTGGCCGCGTCGATGACCATCAGCGCGGCGTCCACGGCGGTAAGCACGCGATACGTGTCTTCGGAGAAGTCCTGGTGGCCCGGGGTATCGAGCAGGTTGATGACGCAGTCGCGGTATTCCATCTGCATCACCGACGAGGCCACCGAAATGCCGCGTTGCTTTTCGATTTCCATCCAGTCGGACGAGGCGTGGCGCGACGCTTTGCGCGCCTTGACGCTGCCGGCGATCTGGATGGCGCCCGCGAACAGCAGCAGCTTTTCGGTAAGCGTGGTCTTGCCGGCGTCGGGGTGGGAAATGATGGCGAACGTGCGTCGCCGGGCGACTTCTTGGGAAATATTCATGGTTGATGCGATTTTACCGGCGCGCGCCCGCGCACCGGCATCGAAGCCATTACGCCTGGCGGCGGAAGGTGGCCAGGAAAACGCCCGCCACGATGAACAGCGAGCCGAAAATGCGGTTCATCCAGCGGATGTGCCGGGCGTCGCGCAGTAGCCGCAGCACCTTGGCGGCCAGCAGTGTATACACGCCCATGGCGACCATGTCGGTGAACACCAGGGTGCCCGCCAGCGCGGCGTATTGCGGCGTGAGCGCATGGGCCGTATCGACGAACTGCGGCACGACCGCCAGCAGGAACACCGTGCCCTTGGGGTTCATGACGTTGACCAGCACGCCGCGCACCACCAGTTCGCGCACCGAGAAGCGGGCGGGGTCGCCGGTATCGACGGCCACGGGCGCCGCGTCGGTGCGGATCTGGCGCACGCCCAGGTACACCAGGTAGGCCACGCCCAGGTACTTGACCACCGAGAAGGCGATCTCGGAGGTGGCCAGCACGGCGCCCAGCCCCACCGCCACGATCACAAACTGGACCAGGATGCCCATGATCAGGCCGGCCGTGTTCCAGTAGCCGCGCGCGAAACCGTACTTCAGCCCCGAGGTCATGGCCGAAATGGCGCCCGCCCCCGGTGAGAAAGAGATGGCCCAGGAGGCCACGAAAAAGGTCAGCCAGGTCGAGAGCGTCATACGGGTTTCCTGTGGCGGCGGGCCGCCGGTGCGTGGGACAGGATACGGATATTACTTGCCCAGCAGTGCCGCGCGCGGTGCCCCCGTGCGATGGCCGGCCGGCCGCCCGCTTTCCGCCTGGCGCGGGGCCTGCGGCGCAGTGCGGTTGTCGGCCCGGTGGCCGCCGCCGGAAGGACGGTCGCCGCGCGGAGCCGGCGCCTGGCGCTGGCCGCCCGGGCGGCCCTGGGCGGCGGCGCGGCCGCCATTGCCCTGGCGGGGCGCCTGGCCGGGCCGGCCGGCGCGGTCGCCGCCGTTGCCGCGCGCGCCCTGGCGGCGCGGCTGACGGTTGTCTTCGTCGCGTTCCTGGCGCTCGTAGGCCGCGGCGCTGCTGCCGGCCGGCGGCGTCCAGCCCTGCACGGGCAGGCGTTCGATGGTCTTGCCGATCAGGCGCTCGATGCCCTTGAGCAGCTTGATTTCGCTGTTGTCGACCAGCGACACGGCCGCGCCCGTGGCGCCCGCGCGGCCGGTGCGGCCGATGCGGTGGACGTAGTCTTCGGGCACGTTGGGCAGTTCGAAGTTCACCACCTGCGGCAGCTGGTCGATGTCGAGTCCGCGCGCGGCGATGTCGGTGGCCACCAGCACGGCCACGTTGCCGTCCTTGAAGCCCGACAGGCGCGGGTGCGCGCCGCCTGGCTCTTGTTGCCGTGGATCGCCGCGGCGCTCAGGCCGTCTTTCACCAGCTTCTCGGCCAGGCGGTTGGCGCCGTGCTTGGTGCGCGTGAACACCAGCACCTGGTGCCAGCCGCTTTCGCGGATGATGTGGCTGATGAGGTCGCGCTTGTGGTGCTGCTCGACCAGGTGCACGGTTTGCGTGACCAGTTCGGTGGCGGTGTTGCGCGGGGTAACCGACACTTCGCCCGGGTTGTTCAGCACGCCGCGCGCCAGGCTGCGGATTTCATCGGAGAACGTGGCCGAGAACAGCAGGTTCTGGCGCTGCTTGGGCAGCAGGGCCAGCACTTTGCGAATATCGCGGATGAAGCCCATGTCGAGCATGCGGTCGGCTTCGTCCAGCACCAGGATCTCGACGCCGGACAGGTCGACGGTTTTCTGGCCGCAGTGGTCCAGCAGGCGGCCGGGCGTGGCCACCAGGATATCCAGCGGCTTTTTCAGCGCGCTGATCTGCGGATTGATGTTGACCCCGCCGAACATCACCATCGAGGTCAGCGGGGTATGCTTGCCGTAGGTGCGCACCGATTCGGCGACCTGGGCGGTCAGTTCGCGGGTCGGAGTCAGGATCAGGCAGCGCGGGCGGCCGGGCTTTTTCAGCGCGGGCTTTTGCTGCATCAGCAGGTGCAGGATGGGCAGCGTGAAGCCGGCGGTCTTGCCGGTCCCGGTCTGGGCGGCGGCAAGCAGGTCGCCGCCTTTCAGCACTTGCGGGATGGCCTGGGCCTGAATGGGGGTGGGCGCGGTGTAGCCGGTTTCGGCGATGGCACGCAAAAGGGGATCGGCCAGACCGAGGTCGGCGAAAGAAACAGTGGCAGTCAAAACAACTCCAGCGGCAGCCTGTCGCTCAAGTTGAGAGACTCCAATCCAGGCGGTCGAATGAGGAGAAAAGGAAGGCTCGCGCAATTGCGCGAAGGCCGGGCGTGGCGGCTAGGCGCCAGCGTATGTGTGCCGATTGGCTAGACACACCGGGGGGCATTGTAGCCTAAGCGCATGGTTATGCACGCGGTGGGTGTGGGGCAGGCTCGGTTTCTTGCGGCGCCCCGCGCCGTCCGCTCAGGCGAGGGCGGCGCCCGTCCGTCGGGCTCGGGCGCATCCAGGCGCCCGAGGCCTGCTGCGCAGGCTGCCCCGCCGGCCAACGCGCCGCCCTTGCCTGAGCGGACGACGCGGGGCTGTGTCAATGCGAATTCGGCGCGCTGTATTCAAGGCGAATTTGGATCGCTGTAGCCGGGACCGGGTTGTCGTGTCACGTAACAATAAATAGATGGCGTTACACGGTGGCCTGGGCAAACTGGGGGGTGACCTGCTGTAATGGCGGCACCTCGCGCGTCGCCCGCTGGGGCGCGACGCATGTACCGGAAAGGAATACGACATCATGAGAATATCCCGCTGGCTGGGTCTTTCCCTGATCGCGCTGGCCGCCGCCGTACTGTCGGGTTGCGGCTACAACAGCATCCAGGCGGCCGACGAGCAGGTCAAGGCGGCCTGGTCGGAAGTGTTGAACCAGTATCAGCGGCGCGCCGACCTGGTGCCCCAGCTGGTGAAATCGGTTGACGCCTACATGACGCACGAGCGCGAGGTGCTCACGCAAGTGACCGAGGCGCGCAGCAAAGTGGGCAGCGTGCAGATCACCGCCGACCAGCTGGATGACCCGGCCGCCGTGCAGCGCTTCCAGCAGGCGCAGGGCCAGCTTACCTCGGCGCTGTCGCGGCTGATTGCCGTGTCCGAGAACTACCCGCAGCTCAAGGCCGACGGCCTGTTCCGCGACCTGCAGGCGCAGCTGGAAGGCACCGAGAACCGCATTTCGGTGGCGCGCGGCCGCTACGTGCAGTCGGTGCAGGCGTACAACGTGCTGGTGCGCCAGTTTCCCGGCGTAATTACGGCCAAGATCTTCGGTTATGCGCCCAAGGCCAACTTCGGCGTGGACGACGAGGCAGCCATTTCCCGGCCGCCGGAAATCCGCTTCAGCAATGATGCCAGCGCGCCCAAACCGGCCCAATAAGCATCTGGCCGCCAGGCAGCGCGGCCCGGCCATCTGGCTGGCTGTCCTGCTGGCGCTATGGGCGCTGTTGCTGGCCGGCGTGCCAACCATGGCCCAGCCGGCCGCCCCGGCCGCGGTCCCGGCCTTGCATGCGCGCGTTACCGATTCCACGGGCACGCTCGACAGCGCCCGGCGCCAGGCGCTGGAGCAGCGGCTGGCGGCCCTGGAGCAGCGCAAGGGCGCCCAGGTCGCGGTGCTGGTGGTGCCCAGTACGGCGCCCGACACCATCGAGCAATACGCCACGCGCGTATTCGAGCAATGGAAGCTGGGGCGCAAGAATACGGACGACGGCGTGTTGCTGGTGGTGGCCAAGGAAGACCGCACCCTGCGCATCGAGGTCGGCTACGGGCTGGAGGGCGCCATTCCCGACGCCCTGGCCAGCCGCATCATCCGCGAACAGATCGTGCCGCGCTTTCAGTCGGGTGACTTCGGCGGCGGCATCGAGGCGGGCGTGGCCGCTATCGAAAAACTGATAGACGGCGAGCCCCTGCCGGCACCCGCGCCGCGGGCCGCGGAGGGCGGCCCCGAGCAGGACTGGCCGTTCTTCCTGCTGCTGGGAGCGTTCATGCTGGGGCTGCCGGCCATTGTGGCCGGCCTGGCTGCTGCTGCGGCGTCGTGGATGATATTCGGCACCTGGTGGGCGGCGGTGCTGGGCGGCGTCGGCGGTTTCGCGGTCAGCGGATTGCTGGGGCTGCTGGGCATCAAGCGCCGCCTGCTGAACGCGTCGCGCCGCGGCGGCCGCGGCGGTGGTGGCTTCGGCGGCGGGTTTGGCGGAGGCGGCGGCTTTGGCGGCGGCGGCGGTTTTGGCGGCGGCGGCGGCCGCAGCGGCGGTGGCGGCGCCTCGGGGCGCTGGTAACGCGTCAGGCGGCGGGCAGCAACAAGGTGATGCGCAGCCCGCCCAGAGGCGAGGCGCCTGCCTGCACGTCGCCGCCGTAGGTGCAGGCCAGGTCCCGCACGATGTCCAATCCCAGGCCGGAACCGGGGCGTTGTTCGTCCATGCGCACGCCTCTTTGGAAAATGCGCTCGCGCTCGGTGGCGGCGATGCCGGCGCCATCGTCATCGACATGGATCGCCAGGCGGCCGGCGCCGTCGCTGTCGCGTTCGGCGGTGACCAGGACGCGCCGGTTGGCCCATTTGCAGGCGTTGTCCAGCAGGTTGCCCACCATTTCCTGCAAGTCGTGCGGTTCGCCACGGAAGCAGAGTTCGGGCGGATGCGGGGCCAGCGCGATGTCCAGTTTGCGTTCGGCGTAAAGCTGCCGCATGGCGCGCACCAGGCCCTGCATGGGCTCATGCAGCGGGGTCCGTAAATCGGCCGCGCCCGACGACGCCGCCGCGCGGGCGCGCGCCAGGTGGTGGTCGATTTGCCGGCGGGCGATTTCGACTTGTTCCCGGGTCAGTTCCGCCAGCGGGCTCTGCTCGGCGGCCGCGGCGTTGGCCAGGATGGCCAGGGGGGTTTTGACGGCGTGCGCCAGGTTGCCGGCCTGGGTACGGGCGCGCTGGATGATTTCGTCGTTGACCGTGAGCATCCGGTTGAAATCGTCGACCAGCGGTTGAACTTCGCTAGGGTAGCGCCCTTCTATGCGCACGCTGCTGCCCGCCGGTTGCTGCGACAGTTGCCGGCGCAGCCGCGCAAGGGGGCGCAGTCCGATCAGCACCTGCATGACCGCGGCCAGGACCAGACCGGCGGCCAGGGCGCCCAGCGAGATGGCCAGCATGTGATTGAAGCGTTCGATAGGTTCTGCCAGTACGCCGCGGTCGGCGGCCACCACCAGCCGCAGCCGGGGCGTATCGGGTTCGGCCGGCGTGAGCAGGCGTGCCACGGCATACAACTGGCGATTTTCGGGGCCGTTGATCAGGTAGCCCTCCTGGGGGTCCGCCGTAACCACGGGCAGGGTCTGGTCCCATAGCGAGCGGGACCGGGCAAGGCCTTCGGGCGCGGCGGCGCCGTTGCCGGCGCGGTCGATCTGCCAGTACAGGCCCGATAGCGGCTGGTCGAACCGGGGATCACTGAGGGGGGGAAATACGTTGACCTTTCCGTCAGGCCCGATGTTGACCGCCGCTGTCAGCTGATTCAGGTGCAGCATCAGCTCGGCGTGCAGTTGCTGCGTGACGTGCTGGCGAAACAGGCTGGCCAGCCCCCAGCCCGCGACGGCCACCGACAGGGATATCCATGCCAGGGTGCCCACCAGCAGGCGCCAGCGCAGCGACCCGGCCCGTCGCGGCGGGGCCATGGACACGGAGCCGTTCATGAATTGCCCGCCAGCCGGTAGCCCAACCCGCGCACGGTTTCGATGGTGTCCGGCGGCAGCTTCTTGCGCAGGCGGCCGATGAACACATCGATGGTGTTGGAATCGCGGTCGAAGTCCTGGGCATAGAGATGTTCGACCAATTGCTGGCGCGATACGACCTCGCCGGCATGCTGCATAAGCATGGCCAGCACCTTGAACTCGTGGCTGGTCAGGGTAATGGGGGCGCCGTCCAGCGTCACCCTGGCCTGGCGGGTATCCAGCATGAGCGGGCCGCAGCGCCATTCGGCGCTGGCATGCACGCTGTTGCGCCGGATCAGGGCGCGCACGCGCGCCAGTAGCTCTTCCATGTGGAACGGCTTGGCCAGGTAGTCGTCGGCGCCGGCGTCGATGCCGGCGACTTTTTCATGCCAGCTATCGCGCGCCGTCAGGATCAGCACCGGCATGTTGCGCCCCGCCGCCCGCCAGCGCCTGAGAACGGTCAGGCCATCCAGCACCGGCAGGCCCAGGTCGAGCACCACCGCGTCGAAAGCTTCCACGTCGCCCAGGTAGTGCGCGGTCTGGCCGTCGGCGGCGCGGTCTACGGTGTATCCGGCAGCGCGCAGCGCCTGTTCCAGCTGCGCGGCCAGCGTGGGTTCGTCTTCGATGAGCAGGACTCGCATCAGTGGTCGCCCCGGAAGCGTACGTTCTTGCCCTTGACGGCAAGCACCCGGCCGTCGCGCGCGTCGATCTTCAGCTTGAGCAGATTGCCGCTGTCTTGGAGCAGGCGGATTTCGTACAGGTACTCGCCATCGTCTTCTTCGAATTCCACCTTGACCACCTGGCCTGGGTAGGACTGCTCGACGATGTCGAGCACGCTGCGCAGCGGCAATATCTTGCCCTCTTGCAGCGCCTGGCGGGCGCGGTCATGGTCGCGTTCGCCGGCCGATGCGGGCGGCAGCCCGAGCAGCGTCGCGCAGCACAGGAAGACGGCGAGGCAGGCGCGCAGCGGCGCGGCGAGTGGGGAAACGGAACGGCTCATGGGAATGGCGTGCGGGCGACATGGCGGCACAGGGAATCTTGCCACAGAGGTTATACCCCCGCGTTGATGAATGAAAGGTGAACGGCCGCTTCAGATCGAGTTCATGGGCGCCTGCTGATAATGCCTTCCATGGCCTTGCAAGACCTGCCCCTACCCTCATTCGTACTGCAAAGGAACTTCATCATGAACACCACGATCCGAACCCTGCTTGCTGGCGTTGCCCTGGGCGCCGCCGCGCTGGCCGTCCAGGCGCAGACGCCGACGCCGGCGCCGGCCGCCGCGTCCGGCCCGGCCGCAAGCGCCCCGAAGGCGGCGATATGGTCGATACGGCAGGTCTACGATTCGCTCGAGGCGGCGGGCTACCGCGACATCACCGAAATCGAGCTGGAACGCGACCGCTACGAAGTGAAGGCGCGCGATGCTCAGGCGCGCCGGGTCAAGCTCTATATAAATGCGCACAACGGCGCCATCGAGCGCACCAAGCTGCACGATTGATCGGCCGCATCCCGCGGCCCGCGCGCCGCCGCGCCCGGGCCGGCTCAGTGCCGGACCTGGGCGGCATCACAAGAGTTTCATCATGCATACCCGTACCGTCATCGGCCTGTTCCTGGGCGTTCTAGCCCTGGCCTGGGGGCTGGATGTTGTCGTTTTGCAGGCGCCCTTGCAGGGCGACTGGCCGTGGCTGCTGCGGCAGCAGTCCCTCTACCTTACCGGTATCTGGTCCATCGGGCTGATGTCCCTGGTCATGATCCTGGCGCTGCGACCCGCCTGGCTGGAACGCCCATTGGGCGGCATGGACCGGGTTTATCGCCTGCACAAATGGGCGGGCATTCTGGCCGTGGCCTTCGGGCTGGCGCATTGGCTGGCCAAGCTTGCCAGCGGCCCGCTGAAAACACTGATCGGCGTCGCGGGCCGCGCGCCCCGCCCGGCAGCGCTGCCATGGTTCGAAAACGCGCGCGACTTCGCCAAAGATGTCGGTGAATGGGGCCTGTACGTGCTGCTGGCGATGTTGCTCATTACCCTGTGGCGCCGCGTTCCCTATCATGCATGGCGCTGGGTGCATCGCGCCATGCCGCTG
Proteins encoded in this region:
- a CDS encoding response regulator transcription factor, with the translated sequence MRVLLIEDEPTLAAQLEQALRAAGYTVDRAADGQTAHYLGDVEAFDAVVLDLGLPVLDGLTVLRRWRAAGRNMPVLILTARDSWHEKVAGIDAGADDYLAKPFHMEELLARVRALIRRNSVHASAEWRCGPLMLDTRQARVTLDGAPITLTSHEFKVLAMLMQHAGEVVSRQQLVEHLYAQDFDRDSNTIDVFIGRLRKKLPPDTIETVRGLGYRLAGNS
- a CDS encoding LysE family transporter: MTLSTWLTFFVASWAISFSPGAGAISAMTSGLKYGFARGYWNTAGLIMGILVQFVIVAVGLGAVLATSEIAFSVVKYLGVAYLVYLGVRQIRTDAAPVAVDTGDPARFSVRELVVRGVLVNVMNPKGTVFLLAVVPQFVDTAHALTPQYAALAGTLVFTDMVAMGVYTLLAAKVLRLLRDARHIRWMNRIFGSLFIVAGVFLATFRRQA
- a CDS encoding TPM domain-containing protein yields the protein MPARPNRPNKHLAARQRGPAIWLAVLLALWALLLAGVPTMAQPAAPAAVPALHARVTDSTGTLDSARRQALEQRLAALEQRKGAQVAVLVVPSTAPDTIEQYATRVFEQWKLGRKNTDDGVLLVVAKEDRTLRIEVGYGLEGAIPDALASRIIREQIVPRFQSGDFGGGIEAGVAAIEKLIDGEPLPAPAPRAAEGGPEQDWPFFLLLGAFMLGLPAIVAGLAAAAASWMIFGTWWAAVLGGVGGFAVSGLLGLLGIKRRLLNASRRGGRGGGGFGGGFGGGGGFGGGGGFGGGGGRSGGGGASGRW
- a CDS encoding LemA family protein, which gives rise to MRISRWLGLSLIALAAAVLSGCGYNSIQAADEQVKAAWSEVLNQYQRRADLVPQLVKSVDAYMTHEREVLTQVTEARSKVGSVQITADQLDDPAAVQRFQQAQGQLTSALSRLIAVSENYPQLKADGLFRDLQAQLEGTENRISVARGRYVQSVQAYNVLVRQFPGVITAKIFGYAPKANFGVDDEAAISRPPEIRFSNDASAPKPAQ
- a CDS encoding PepSY domain-containing protein, translating into MSRSVSPLAAPLRACLAVFLCCATLLGLPPASAGERDHDRARQALQEGKILPLRSVLDIVEQSYPGQVVKVEFEEDDGEYLYEIRLLQDSGNLLKLKIDARDGRVLAVKGKNVRFRGDH
- a CDS encoding peptide chain release factor 3; protein product: MNISQEVARRRTFAIISHPDAGKTTLTEKLLLFAGAIQIAGSVKARKASRHASSDWMEIEKQRGISVASSVMQMEYRDCVINLLDTPGHQDFSEDTYRVLTAVDAALMVIDAANGVEPQTIRLLQVCRARNTPIITFINKMDREVREPLDLLSEIEGHLGMDAVPFSWPVGMGKSFGGVFDIRRDRMRVFRPGQERRSDDDDIIDGLDNPEIASRFGSAFEQANGEIELIQEAAPAFDREAFLAGRQTPVFFGSAINNFGVQEVLDALVEQAPPPGPRQALERLVEPQEPKFTGVVFKVQANMDPAHRDRVAFVRVSSGRFERGMRLKVARTNKEMRPNNVVSFLSQRRELLDEAYAGDVIGIPNHGVLQLGDVLTEGESLRFTGLPFFAPELFQAVEVKDPLRTKQLRIGLTQLGEEGAIQVFRPEAAGGTLLLGAVGQLQFEVVAHRLKTEYGVEARMLPSRYTMARWITSENPRALRKFMDANAAHIAYDVVDAAAFLIGSPAQLRVAEDLYPDVKFHAMREHGGQVFGSHA
- a CDS encoding sensor histidine kinase → MNGSVSMAPPRRAGSLRWRLLVGTLAWISLSVAVAGWGLASLFRQHVTQQLHAELMLHLNQLTAAVNIGPDGKVNVFPPLSDPRFDQPLSGLYWQIDRAGNGAAAPEGLARSRSLWDQTLPVVTADPQEGYLINGPENRQLYAVARLLTPAEPDTPRLRLVVAADRGVLAEPIERFNHMLAISLGALAAGLVLAAVMQVLIGLRPLARLRRQLSQQPAGSSVRIEGRYPSEVQPLVDDFNRMLTVNDEIIQRARTQAGNLAHAVKTPLAILANAAAAEQSPLAELTREQVEIARRQIDHHLARARAAASSGAADLRTPLHEPMQGLVRAMRQLYAERKLDIALAPHPPELCFRGEPHDLQEMVGNLLDNACKWANRRVLVTAERDSDGAGRLAIHVDDDGAGIAATERERIFQRGVRMDEQRPGSGLGLDIVRDLACTYGGDVQAGASPLGGLRITLLLPAA
- a CDS encoding PepSY domain-containing protein, which translates into the protein MNTTIRTLLAGVALGAAALAVQAQTPTPAPAAASGPAASAPKAAIWSIRQVYDSLEAAGYRDITEIELERDRYEVKARDAQARRVKLYINAHNGAIERTKLHD